CTCAACGGCGGCCGCTATGCCTTCAATGGTCCTTCCGGCCAGGACCTCATCGTGCGCAACATCCCCTTCGGCACGGAGGACCCGCCGAAGGTGCCGATGACGGTCACTGCCCGCGGGTACAAGACTGTCTCGCAGCAAGTGGAGCTGTCCAAGACCACGGCGACCTATGTGGACCTGAGCATGGAGACCGTGGACCTGACCGCGACGGGCACGGTCTCCGGTATCGTGACCTCCACCACGGGGACACCCATCTCCGGGGCTGTGGTCACCTTCCACTCCACCGCCGACAGCACCGCAACGGACCTCCAGGGTTTCACAGACAAGGACGGTAAGTTTGTCGTCGGCGGGATTGCCCTCGGCTCCGCGGAGGCCACGGCGGAGGCTGCAGGCTACCTGTCCTCGACCCAGACCCTTACCGTGCAGCCTGATGCGACCGGCACCAATGCCGCCTTGAGCTACTCCCTGCTCAGCGGCGCCACCAAAGTGACCGTGCGTGGCGTCGTCAAGGAACTGCGCACCGAGGAGGTCCTGCCGGGCGCTACGGTCACCCTGGGCTCGCAGCCTTCAGTCACCACCGGCTCCGACGGGCGGTTCTCTGTGCCAGACGTGCTTGTGGGCAC
This genomic window from Armatimonadia bacterium contains:
- a CDS encoding carboxypeptidase regulatory-like domain-containing protein, whose protein sequence is MRIASLRILCLLILLSPLGLLLSGCGGLPADSQITGGIVVFAAFEGTSSTAPRIKTTATVILNGGRYAFNGPSGQDLIVRNIPFGTEDPPKVPMTVTARGYKTVSQQVELSKTTATYVDLSMETVDLTATGTVSGIVTSTTGTPISGAVVTFHSTADSTATDLQGFTDKDGKFVVGGIALGSAEATAEAAGYLSSTQTLTVQPDATGTNAALSYSLLSGATKVTVRGVVKELRTEEVLPGATVTLGSQPSVTTGSDGRFSVPDVLVGTQTISVRLSGYDDYDAEINVLPGMGDVVVTVSKISSLPPTLPYTIGGTVTLLGATDNSGAVVTAYDLDRGMQMASYTTGSDGRYYLFVPAGRYEVRVTVGAHSIARNVTYLGGGRVIDGIDFALTL